TAAATTTACCCTTCCTGTGTGAATTTCTTTTAGCGCAAATTACAAAATACTATATGTAGTGTGTTGGCATAAAAGGTGGCACAAGGGCTGTGTTAGGTTGATAGCACCGGCTTGGGTTAGTGTGTTTTGGCCCCGACGGCAGTGAAGATATAGATCAGGGGACGATCTGCTGTTCCATTCTTTCTCACAACACTACCTGCAATGGAGTAACCGGCATGCAGCAATCGGTGGAACAGGCTTAAGCGCCCACGATCAACATAGCCCAGCTTACGGCCACCCATCTCAATACGAATGGCCTGACTGTCATAGCCATTGTCGGGTTCGGGGACAAACTGAACCGGTGCGTCGATAGCGATGTCATCCGGCACGACCTCAGACCCATGCCGGAACCCAGCCACTTCCGTAATAAACTCAAAAGGCTGCATGGCATTATCAAACGGATGAACCAGTTCGAAGCCATCATCAGGCAGCCGGGCTCCAACATAACCCAACAGGGCAAAATCACTGATTTCGGCATCAGGATTCAGCCCCCTCATTTCCATATAACGGTAAAAGTCACTACGACTACGGGGCGGCAGTCTTCTGACAAAAGCCTCCAGCACCTTATCATCATAAGTCGTGCCTTCTTCTTTTATACGAAACGCCGGATGTCCCGAAAAGCCATGCTGGCAGGCTCGCTCAAAATCTTCAGTGTCATTAAGGTAATTGAGAACTACCTTGCCTTCTTTGCGCACCAGCTCGCCTACGACATAACGTGAACGGTCTTTGCTTTCCTGTGCCTGCCAGGACAGCAATAAACGAACAGGCTCAATCAGGTGCTCAATGTACCTCATTTCCAATTCTCTCCAGATGTTCGAGCAGAATACGTTTTCTAAGAATAGTTAGCTGGTGTACAAAATCTGCTCTTTCAACAGACAGCGGCGACTTTATGTCAAAGGACGTTAATTCGCTAAGTGCCTTTTCGAGAGCTTCCTCTTCCCAGCCAAGGCTGTCAACCAGCAGGGGTATAGTGGCCGGGTATTTTACACAAAAGCGGCAAACCCCTTCCATAAGTGGTAATCGGCCCTCCTCTGCAAGGCTCCATTTCATGTGGTGCCTGCCTTTTCGGATATAGGCACGTAACCCAGTTTCATCGGTTCTGAACTGATGAATCTTTTTTTCGAACAGCTCATGGCCCAGGCTGGTGCCGTTATCAAATAAAGGTGTGAGTCTTGCTGACTGCTCTCTGTCGTTCCAGATAACGCCCCAGTTTTCCTGATGACGATCGGTATTGCCGATCACCGCATCAAAGCAGAGACATAAACCCCAGTACTCCTGCCAGTCATGACTAAGAATTTTGTAGCGGGAGAGTACTCTTGAGAATTTAATGATGGTGTCCAGATTATGTAGCCGTCCTTTGTCACGGTCATAGCCTTCAATCATAGATTGCATGTGGTCGCCACCAGGAGTAAACCGTTCGACGATCCCGGGGTCATAGCCTAAAAACCATTCGATAATAGAACCCGGCTCCCCGGTTTCTGAATTCACAGCTACAAAAGCGGGAGGAACAGGCAACTTCATCATTCGCCCAATTTTAAAGGCAATTACTTCAGCCCAGTATTGATCGGGATGTCTTTGCTTTCTCGGGTCTTTGGCACTTTTTATGGCTTCTTTGAACAGGTATCTGTGATTCGGCAGGCAAAAATCAAAAGGGGCCGTTGACGGGCAGACCCTCAGGCTCTTATCTCTGGCACCAACAGGGAAGACCTCATAATCTTCGTGTACGGGCCAATGAGCAATATCAACAATCTGATCACAGGACTGGTGGATATTTTCACGATCAATCAACTGAGCGTACCACTGAGAAAGTTTTGCCAGTCTTGAGTGTACTTATAGTCGCTGGAAAAATCCCGCAAGGCTCTAATAACCTGCTTCCTTATGTCATAGTTGCTGTCCGGCAGAGTACACAGTACGGGCCAAGCTGGCTGAGAACGACACGGTAATGAAGCAGATTAAAAACAATATAGCCGAGTAGGTACTGCTGAGTAACTTCCACCATGCCATTGATCCTAAATTCAGCGGTTAACCCCTGAGCTTCTGAGTAACTCCTCCGGTCTCGCCACTTGCACAGAGTCAAGCTGGTGAGGCTGTTTCAACCCTGACCAGCTTGTACCCCATTTCTTCTGCACGCTTTTTCATATTTTTAATCACTCGGTCACGATACTGCTCCTCGTAGTAATCCTGACCTCGCTCAACATATTCTGATCCATTTTTCAGCATGCTATAAATCAGTCGTGCAAGTTTGTGTGCAGTCGCTGTAATCGCTTTGGGTGCACCCAGCTTACTTCTCATCCGGCGATAATAGGCTCCTAGGGCACTTTTTGAATTTACCAGTGTCAATGCGGCCATCCTCAGAGCTGAAGCAGCCCTGTTTGGAATCCTTTTGGTCTTACTGCTTAACACCTTTCCCCCGGATATTTTGTTTCCGGGACTCAGCCCCAGCCAGGAACAAAAGTGCTTCTCTGTCGGCCAGCGGTTCATGTCCGTCCCTGTCTCAGAAATAACTTTCAGGGCGGTATTTTCTTCTATCCCCTCGATCGCTGTCAGATCGACCCCGGTCATCCTGTAAAGGTGAGCTCTTACATCAAAGCCGGGGGCGCTGGCTGATTTTCTCTTTGCAGGCAATGAGGCGCTTTCGACCTGATCATCGAACTGACTCAGCTGATTCTCAAGTGCCTTATCACAAGCTTCGATTTCCTTTTCGTAAAAATCATAAAGCTCAACGGCCTGCTTCAGAGCAAACAAATGCTCTGCCCGATAGTGTCCATGCAATGATTTAGCAATGACTTTCTCTGATTGCTTGCAATGGGAATCACGGTGGCTCGCCAATACTACAGGATCGCGCTCACCCCTGAGGATGGAACGAATGATGCTCATCCCGGTTTTGCCGGTAACATCCGAAACGACATTATCCAGCAGCAGGTTCATTTGGCGTAAGGCTTTCTGCATGTGCTGTATGTGCGACGCTCGATAGCGGATCAGGGTTTCACGTTGGCGCATGTAAGCACGCAGAGCGCACACCTGATCTTCAGGACGAAAAGCACCTTCAAGCAAGCCATGTGTATGCAGTTGTTGTAACCACTGGCAGTCCTGTACGTCACTTTTACGACCAGGGACGTTTTTAACGTGGCGTGCATTCACCAGCCTGACTTCAAGCCCGTGCTCTTCAAGCATTTCGAAAGCAGGAATCCAGTATATTCCGGTGGACTCCATGACTACGGTGGTAATCCCGATACATACAAGCCACTGGGCCATCATCTCGAGATCAGCAGTGAAGCAGGCAAAAGACCGGACAGGCTTATCATCCAGCTCTTCAGGGACAGCAACAAAGTGGAACTCTGAGCCAATATCAATGCCTGCCGCGTAGAGGTTGACGGTTTTAAGATGACCAGATATTCGTTTTTGTGCTTTAGTGGGTTTTGGGTTGTGCTTCATGATTGCCTACCTATACTCCAGAGCGAAGGCATATCTGGGTATGGGGCTGTCGATCATATGCAGTCTTCCGAACGAGATCGCCAGGCGTCATCAGTGATGCGGTCGCCAGCCTCCCGACCACGCTAAACTCCGGGCACGGGGCACCAGTGTGCGTTCGGCCTTTGGCCTGGATATGCCTTCCTCCTTATCGTAGAACGAAGGCTCAAGGTTAGCTTATTAAAAGAGTTACTCTGGGATGTGTGCCCGCAGGGTGGGCTAGTCCGCTAAACTCTAACCCTCAACAATATTGAGGGCTCGAAGATGGTTCGACCACCAAAACCCACTCCCCCAAAGGGTGAGTTGTCTGAAATGAAAAAAGATCCCTTATCCGTCAAACTCGAAGTCGATTCTTTCGACGGTAAAATTCATGTCGAGTGGGAGCCTGAAGCATCGGTCACCCCAATGGGACAGCTTCCTTTTTTTATACAGTTTTTAAAAACAGGTCACCGATTTGAACCCTGGATTAACGATTGCCCACTAACTTATAAAAGCCCAAACGCCCCTCAAAAAGTGGATGTGATTGGCTCATTAATGCTTTCCATTCTTTCAGGACATAAACGCTATGCGCATATCGGAACAATTATTGGTGATAAAGTAAACGCTCAGTTGCTCGGGATGAAAAAAATTGTCAGCGATGATTCTGCCAGGCGTGGTTTAAAGAAGATTGACGAAGATGAAGGCGTTGAATGGATGCAAAAACACCTCCATCTCTGTTTTGATCCGTTATTAACCATTCCATGGATTATGGATGTTGATGTTACCGTGAAAACCATTTATGGGCATCAGGAAGGAGCGGTTAATGGCTATAACCCACATAAGAAAGGGAGACCCTCTCATACTTACCACTCATATATGATGGCTAATCTTAAATTAATACTGGAGGTTGAAGTCAGACCCGGAAATCAAAGTCAAAGTAAATACTCTTTACCCGGTTTAATGGAGCTATTAAATCGACTTCCAAAACGCTGCTGGCCTGAATTTGTTCGTGGTGATTGTGATTGGGGAAGTGACCGGGTAATGAGCGAATTGGAAGATGCTGGTTGTCATTATCTTTTTAAAATGAAGAAGCACGACAACGTTAAGAAAGCCATAGGGAATGCACACTGTAGCGGAGGATGGGTAAAATACGACAACCATTGGGAGGGAAAAGAATCCGTAATTAAACTGTCAGGTTGGAAAAAAGAAAGACGCATAATTATTGTTCGAAGACGGCGTCCTGAAAATGAAATACCGATGTTGGAAAAAGGAATAAAAGAACGTCAACAAACGTTAGCATTAATAGAAGAGCCAGAAAATATAAAAGCTTACGAGTATTCGGTTCTGGTCACATCTTCCGAGTAACTTGCCCTACAGAGCCTGGTATCAGTGGATTTATGCTTTTAGAAACATCGTACCTAAAAGAGTCTGATTGGAACGGAAGTTTCTCGTAGATGTTAATCCGCCGTGGCGGCTTGGGGCGCTCTTGATAATGATATAGGTAACTTTTCTACAAACCGCTTCAAAATTAGCAATTAAGACACCGCTTTTCCCTATTGTTGCCTCCAATTGTTATACCTTTGGCGGATCATGATTGCGCATTTCACAAAGCCGCTCCTCACTCATTAACCAGGGCAGATAAGGAGTGAGATCATTAGGTGGCTTCCTGCCATTTATGGCACAAGCCTCAAGATAGG
Above is a genomic segment from Endozoicomonas euniceicola containing:
- a CDS encoding transposase, whose amino-acid sequence is MVRPPKPTPPKGELSEMKKDPLSVKLEVDSFDGKIHVEWEPEASVTPMGQLPFFIQFLKTGHRFEPWINDCPLTYKSPNAPQKVDVIGSLMLSILSGHKRYAHIGTIIGDKVNAQLLGMKKIVSDDSARRGLKKIDEDEGVEWMQKHLHLCFDPLLTIPWIMDVDVTVKTIYGHQEGAVNGYNPHKKGRPSHTYHSYMMANLKLILEVEVRPGNQSQSKYSLPGLMELLNRLPKRCWPEFVRGDCDWGSDRVMSELEDAGCHYLFKMKKHDNVKKAIGNAHCSGGWVKYDNHWEGKESVIKLSGWKKERRIIIVRRRRPENEIPMLEKGIKERQQTLALIEEPENIKAYEYSVLVTSSE
- a CDS encoding HIRAN domain-containing protein, with protein sequence MRYIEHLIEPVRLLLSWQAQESKDRSRYVVGELVRKEGKVVLNYLNDTEDFERACQHGFSGHPAFRIKEEGTTYDDKVLEAFVRRLPPRSRSDFYRYMEMRGLNPDAEISDFALLGYVGARLPDDGFELVHPFDNAMQPFEFITEVAGFRHGSEVVPDDIAIDAPVQFVPEPDNGYDSQAIRIEMGGRKLGYVDRGRLSLFHRLLHAGYSIAGSVVRKNGTADRPLIYIFTAVGAKTH
- a CDS encoding IS110 family RNA-guided transposase, which encodes MKHNPKPTKAQKRISGHLKTVNLYAAGIDIGSEFHFVAVPEELDDKPVRSFACFTADLEMMAQWLVCIGITTVVMESTGIYWIPAFEMLEEHGLEVRLVNARHVKNVPGRKSDVQDCQWLQQLHTHGLLEGAFRPEDQVCALRAYMRQRETLIRYRASHIQHMQKALRQMNLLLDNVVSDVTGKTGMSIIRSILRGERDPVVLASHRDSHCKQSEKVIAKSLHGHYRAEHLFALKQAVELYDFYEKEIEACDKALENQLSQFDDQVESASLPAKRKSASAPGFDVRAHLYRMTGVDLTAIEGIEENTALKVISETGTDMNRWPTEKHFCSWLGLSPGNKISGGKVLSSKTKRIPNRAASALRMAALTLVNSKSALGAYYRRMRSKLGAPKAITATAHKLARLIYSMLKNGSEYVERGQDYYEEQYRDRVIKNMKKRAEEMGYKLVRVETASPA
- a CDS encoding HipA domain-containing protein codes for the protein MIDRENIHQSCDQIVDIAHWPVHEDYEVFPVGARDKSLRVCPSTAPFDFCLPNHRYLFKEAIKSAKDPRKQRHPDQYWAEVIAFKIGRMMKLPVPPAFVAVNSETGEPGSIIEWFLGYDPGIVERFTPGGDHMQSMIEGYDRDKGRLHNLDTIIKFSRVLSRYKILSHDWQEYWGLCLCFDAVIGNTDRHQENWGVIWNDREQSARLTPLFDNGTSLGHELFEKKIHQFRTDETGLRAYIRKGRHHMKWSLAEEGRLPLMEGVCRFCVKYPATIPLLVDSLGWEEEALEKALSELTSFDIKSPLSVERADFVHQLTILRKRILLEHLERIGNEVH